The following are from one region of the Pseudomonas putida genome:
- a CDS encoding monovalent cation:proton antiporter-2 (CPA2) family protein produces the protein MPHDGSLLQATVVFLLAVVLLVPLAQRLKMGAVPGYLLAGILIGPSVFGLLNNPDNVARLSEMGVVMLLFVIGLELSPRRLWSMRRALFGIGSLQVGLSAVVLGLLAYWLFDQSKPAAIVLGLGLALSSTAFGLQVLAERKDLGKPHGRLAVAILLFQDIAAIPLIAVVPLLGGDVSTADEGAWPVLAVVVGIGVLIIFGRYLLSPVFKWTVGSGLPELSTATALLVVLGTAWVMEHVGVSMALGAFLAGVLMAESPFRQELETQIEPIKGLLLGLFFVGVGMSADLRLLFGMPLLVLGLTLLLVVIKLPLLYGLGRMAGGLNQAQALCLGVVLASGGEFAFVVFKLALDHQVLAQQVHDLLVLAITLSMAVVPLVMMALARRLRDDSPAQASPEAGH, from the coding sequence ATGCCACATGACGGCAGCCTGCTACAGGCAACGGTGGTGTTTTTGCTGGCCGTGGTACTTCTGGTACCGCTGGCACAGCGTTTGAAAATGGGGGCGGTGCCCGGCTATCTGCTGGCGGGCATCTTGATAGGGCCCTCGGTATTCGGCTTGCTGAACAACCCGGATAACGTGGCACGCCTGTCGGAGATGGGTGTGGTGATGCTGCTGTTCGTCATCGGCCTGGAGCTGTCGCCGCGGCGTTTGTGGTCCATGCGGCGTGCGTTGTTCGGCATCGGCTCGCTACAAGTGGGCCTGAGCGCTGTGGTGCTTGGCCTGCTGGCGTACTGGCTGTTCGACCAGTCGAAGCCGGCTGCCATCGTGCTGGGCCTGGGCCTTGCGTTATCGTCCACCGCGTTTGGCCTGCAGGTACTTGCCGAGCGCAAGGACCTGGGCAAGCCGCACGGCCGCCTGGCTGTGGCGATCCTGCTGTTCCAGGACATTGCCGCGATCCCGCTGATTGCCGTGGTGCCACTGCTCGGTGGTGATGTCAGTACCGCCGACGAAGGCGCCTGGCCGGTGCTGGCGGTGGTGGTTGGCATAGGTGTGCTGATCATCTTTGGCCGCTACTTGTTGAGCCCTGTCTTCAAATGGACAGTCGGTTCGGGCCTGCCCGAGCTGTCGACCGCTACCGCCTTGCTGGTGGTGCTGGGCACCGCCTGGGTGATGGAACATGTGGGCGTGTCGATGGCGCTGGGGGCGTTTCTGGCGGGCGTCCTGATGGCCGAGTCGCCTTTTCGCCAAGAACTGGAAACCCAGATCGAGCCTATCAAGGGTTTGCTGCTGGGGCTGTTCTTCGTGGGCGTGGGCATGAGTGCCGACCTGCGCCTGCTGTTCGGCATGCCATTGCTGGTGCTGGGGCTGACCCTGCTGCTGGTGGTTATCAAGCTACCGCTGCTGTATGGCCTGGGGCGCATGGCCGGTGGGCTCAACCAGGCCCAGGCGCTGTGCCTGGGCGTGGTGCTGGCGTCTGGCGGCGAGTTTGCCTTCGTGGTGTTCAAGCTGGCGCTGGATCATCAGGTGCTGGCGCAGCAGGTGCATGACCTGCTGGTGCTGGCCATCACCTTGTCGATGGCGGTGGTGCCGTTGGTAATGATGGCCCTGGCGCGCCGGTTGCGTGACGACAGCCCGGCCCAGGCAAGCCCTGAAGCGGGCCACTGA
- a CDS encoding TolC family protein, which produces MPGRFCGCALSLAAMLVGCTQVGPDFQPPQDPWLSTWNTPLLEQAGRQAAAPDLRQWWAVFADPALDALIAEADANNSNLRVAGLRIAEARAQLAIVQTGRYPQLQQLRAQSLYLKQDQSGTATARDSVFWQSSAGFDIGWEIDFWGRFSRAIESADAIYFASQANYADAMLLLRAQVADTYFALRTAEARLDIAEENARRQARSLEITERLFRHGENDELDWQQARTQYLATQATIPEFQNQLNALRNVLCSLLGRAPGPLPQLDAGHGQLPLPDRAVLQDIPASLLQRRPDIRAAEQAVAAQSALVGVAEADLYPQLSLLGSIGWSFVTANHLPDTFDIAAGPSLIWNPFDYGRRKNAVRVEDARLQQLIELYHQNVREAAREADDAASGLVRSLQSASIRDQASQAAQRSLNLASSQYREGFADFQRVLDAQQLLLQQQDGYLVSRGNAVSSLVTLYKALGGGWDASRAPIDPATRQQMQQRTDWGELLDEPGPSAHAQGETK; this is translated from the coding sequence ATGCCCGGACGCTTTTGTGGTTGTGCACTGAGCCTGGCGGCCATGTTGGTAGGCTGTACCCAGGTGGGCCCGGATTTCCAGCCGCCGCAGGACCCGTGGCTGAGCACCTGGAACACCCCGCTGCTGGAGCAGGCCGGGCGGCAGGCCGCAGCGCCCGACCTGCGCCAGTGGTGGGCGGTGTTCGCCGACCCGGCCCTGGATGCCTTGATCGCTGAGGCTGATGCCAACAACAGCAACCTGCGCGTGGCCGGCTTGCGGATTGCCGAAGCCCGCGCCCAGTTGGCCATCGTGCAGACCGGGCGTTATCCACAGCTGCAGCAGCTGCGCGCCCAGAGCTTGTACCTGAAGCAGGACCAGTCCGGCACTGCCACCGCTCGCGACTCGGTGTTCTGGCAATCCAGCGCGGGCTTCGACATCGGCTGGGAAATCGACTTCTGGGGGCGCTTCAGCCGTGCGATCGAAAGCGCCGACGCCATCTACTTCGCCTCCCAGGCCAACTACGCCGATGCCATGCTGCTGTTGCGTGCGCAGGTGGCCGACACCTACTTTGCCCTGCGCACTGCCGAGGCGCGGCTGGATATCGCCGAAGAAAACGCCCGCCGTCAGGCGCGCAGCCTGGAGATAACCGAGCGGCTGTTCCGTCATGGCGAAAACGACGAACTCGACTGGCAACAGGCGCGCACCCAGTACCTGGCTACCCAGGCCACCATCCCCGAGTTCCAGAACCAGCTCAATGCCCTGCGCAACGTGCTGTGTTCGCTGCTCGGCCGCGCGCCCGGGCCGCTGCCACAGCTGGATGCCGGCCACGGCCAGCTGCCGTTGCCGGACCGTGCCGTGTTGCAGGACATACCCGCCAGCCTGCTGCAGCGTCGCCCGGACATCCGTGCCGCCGAGCAGGCGGTGGCGGCGCAGTCGGCGCTGGTCGGGGTGGCCGAGGCCGACCTTTATCCACAGCTGAGCCTGCTGGGCAGCATCGGTTGGAGCTTCGTCACGGCCAATCACCTGCCCGATACCTTCGACATCGCCGCCGGGCCCAGCCTGATCTGGAACCCGTTCGACTACGGCCGGCGCAAGAACGCCGTACGTGTGGAAGACGCCCGCTTGCAGCAACTGATCGAGCTGTATCACCAGAATGTGCGCGAAGCCGCCCGCGAGGCCGACGATGCCGCCAGCGGGCTGGTGCGTTCGCTGCAGAGCGCAAGCATTCGCGACCAGGCCTCGCAGGCCGCGCAGCGCTCGCTGAACCTGGCCAGCTCGCAGTACCGCGAAGGCTTTGCCGACTTCCAGCGCGTGCTCGACGCACAGCAACTGCTGCTGCAGCAACAGGACGGCTACCTGGTCAGCCGAGGCAATGCCGTGAGCAGCCTGGTGACGCTGTACAAGGCCCTGGGTGGCGGCTGGGACGCCAGCCGTGCACCGATCGACCCGGCCACGCGCCAGCAGATGCAGCAACGCACCGACTGGGGCGAACTGCTCGATGAACCAGGCCCCAGCGCACATGCACAAGGTGAAACGAAATGA
- a CDS encoding HlyD family secretion protein, whose protein sequence is MSDATPTPPPAAPDRGMRWVLLLIAMSLLWYLLADRFTPYTQQARLQAYVVPVSAEVAGQVKRVAVGNNQEVRKGDVLFELDQEQYRIALARAEADLDTVRRQIGAHTAGIDSAQAALVAAQANERKARQDAERLKRLIDEDPGTVSVRRLEGAQATRDQAISQVAAARAEVERAREQQGGAQDDNAQLRSAAANVEKARLDLARTVVRADANGLITDLRTDVGHYVGAGSPMMTLIAIHDVWISADMTENNLGRLRPETPVLVVLDALPGTVLKGRIRSIGYGVSVGQSNPPGTLPTVQNSREWLRSAQRFPVIVELERDQLQDKMGLRVGGQAEVMALPSEGNPLNLLGRLFMWLMSWLSYAY, encoded by the coding sequence ATGAGCGACGCCACGCCAACGCCACCCCCGGCAGCCCCCGATCGCGGCATGCGCTGGGTGCTGCTGCTGATCGCCATGAGCTTGCTGTGGTACCTGCTGGCCGACCGCTTCACCCCCTATACCCAGCAGGCCCGCCTGCAGGCCTACGTGGTACCGGTGAGTGCCGAGGTGGCCGGGCAGGTGAAGCGTGTGGCGGTAGGCAACAATCAGGAAGTGCGCAAGGGCGATGTGTTGTTCGAACTGGACCAGGAGCAGTACCGCATCGCCCTGGCCCGTGCCGAAGCCGACCTGGACACGGTACGTCGGCAGATCGGCGCCCACACCGCTGGCATCGACTCGGCCCAGGCGGCGCTGGTGGCGGCCCAGGCCAACGAGCGCAAGGCGCGGCAGGATGCCGAGCGGCTCAAGCGCCTGATCGATGAAGACCCCGGCACGGTGTCGGTACGCCGCCTGGAGGGCGCTCAGGCCACCCGCGACCAGGCCATCAGCCAGGTGGCGGCAGCCCGTGCCGAAGTGGAACGGGCCCGTGAGCAGCAGGGCGGGGCGCAGGACGACAACGCCCAGCTGCGCAGCGCGGCGGCCAATGTGGAAAAGGCCCGACTGGACCTGGCGCGCACGGTGGTACGCGCCGATGCAAACGGGTTGATCACCGACCTGCGCACCGACGTTGGCCACTATGTCGGTGCTGGCAGCCCGATGATGACCCTGATCGCCATCCATGACGTGTGGATAAGTGCCGACATGACCGAGAACAACCTCGGCCGGCTGCGCCCTGAAACCCCGGTGCTGGTGGTGCTCGATGCGCTGCCCGGCACGGTGCTGAAGGGGCGTATTCGCAGCATCGGCTATGGCGTGAGCGTGGGCCAGAGTAATCCGCCGGGTACATTGCCGACCGTGCAGAACAGCCGCGAGTGGTTGCGTTCGGCGCAACGCTTCCCGGTGATCGTCGAACTGGAACGTGACCAGTTGCAGGACAAGATGGGTTTGCGAGTTGGTGGCCAGGCCGAAGTCATGGCCCTGCCAAGCGAAGGTAACCCATTGAACCTGCTGGGCCGGCTGTTCATGTGGCTGATGAGCTGGCTGTCATATGCCTATTGA